In Borrelia duttonii Ly, the sequence AAATAAAGGTTCAAGAACATCTTACCGGTATTAGTAACAGCTTCAATGCAAGTAGTACTAGTACCGTACAAGCAAATAGCTATAATAGTAGTAGCCAATCTTATAGAGAATCCGTGTCTATGTATAGTTTGCTAAACAGACGTTATATCTTTGAACTTGGTTCTAATTCACGACAATCTGAAAATGAAGAAATAATTATACAAACAGATAGTTCATATGATAATAAGCCTATTTACTTAATTGTAAAAGTCCAAGTAATGTCTAATTCAACTTCACAAGCTACTAAAAAAGTTAGTATCCAGTACAATAGTTATTCTTCAACTAACAGAACTATATTTACACTTGCTTCCGTACACGGTGGTACATTATTTGAAAATAATATTTTAGAAGGTTGGTACATGCAAAAAAACGTGGGGGGTAATCCTTTGCTTCTCAAATCATAATTTTTATTTTTGCTATATATGATTTTAGCTATATATTTAATATACCATTTATTATATTATTATAAAAAGTGAGGTTAAAGGATGATGCAAAGTCTCAATGTTTTATTGGAACTTTTACTTAATATTGACGGAAGTAAATTGATTATTATTTCTCTATTCATTTTAGGTATGGGTTCATTATTTGTTTTTCTTGTTAAACCAATAACTAAAGATATTATCAACATCTTAGCTACCAAGTTTAAATGCAAAGACAAAGACAAGGATAAAGATTTATGATAAAGGTTAATTGCAATTCAAGTAATATTGAATTGCATTAATTTTATTGACGAAAAAAAATTACAAAAAATTTGTTTTTGCTATATACCTATTGCTAGGCAATTATGGATAGGAACGCAAGTTGAAAACTACGGTACTTGCAAACTCCATCCGAAAATGGTGCAACGCCTTATGCACCTACAACAAAACAGGATATCCGAAACAAACAAAAATGGATGGGAGCATTAATGCTCCCTCAAATCCAAAAAATCATACAAAACAATAAATCGTAAATATTACAAAATTATTAGGAGAAAACTATAAATGAATTTAAGTACGGCAAAAATCGGTATTGACATACTAAACAAATTTACAGAACTTTTACAAAAAAATAATAATGACAAAAATACATCTACTTATACAAATATCTTCTTGAAAGTAGTTAACTACATATTTTCTTTGTATGAAGCAAGTATAAATAGAATGGAACAGAACGAAGCCATTAAACTATTATCTGAACTTGAAGAGATTATAAGAATCAATATCGAAATAATCAAAAACTCTGAAGATTATTATAATCAAGATGAGAATGCAAAATATATATCTCAACTTAGAAGCAAAAGAAATAAGATTATGAATTCTTATATAAAAATATTAAAGGAGGCTTAATATGAAAATTCAAAAAATAATTTTACTATCAAGATTAATTTCTCTTTTCTTGATAATTTCTTGTACTACTATCGCTTCACTAATAGACGAACCAACACTTCCAAAAACAGAATCTCTTAAAGATATCAGTACTTATGAAGCTAAGTTATCCGATTATATTATGTATTTGCAAGTATTCTTAACACGTACACAAAAAAAAGTTAAAGACCCCAATTATCCTAAATTTACTTATTTCAATCCAGCAGAACTTAAATCTGAACATACTGTTGAGGATCTAAAGTTTAACATCAAATTATTTCAAGATTATATCACCATCACTAAACCTATTGCTCAAGATGTATATAGAAGATATTCAAAATTAAAAAATTAATTATTTAAGCCCCTGATGGGGCTTTTTATTATCACGTTAAGCTGAATAAACACTGGAATTCTTTAGTAATAGACAGTTGACTAAACAATTTCAGTGGACTATTTCCAACTTTATCTGAATCAAATGCCATAAATATATTAAACTTCTCAAGCCTACTTAAATCTTTACTACTTTTAGTAAAGTACTCTTTAATCAAATTACACCAATACTCAATACTCTTTAACATTTTATTTCTGTTAAAGTGTTCAAGTAATTTAGAATCATCTCCCGATTTAATAGATTCAAGATAATCGTTTATTTCTGACAAACTGCCAAATGGCTTCTCGCTTAAAAAGTCATACATATTTCTTGATGCTATTAGTAAGTTTTGATAATAAGTAAATTTATTCATATTAACATTATGTTTAACTTCGGATTTAGAATGCCCAGTATTAACAACTTGTTTGTTTTGTACTCTACTTTCTATTGATCTTGCTTTTGTTACACCTATAGATGGTTTGTCTGTACTACTATCTTCACTATTAGAAATATTATTTTCAATTTGTTCTTTATTGTTCTTTTGTTCAATATCTAAATTACTAGCATCAGTATCAACTTCACTTTCTATTGATAAATATGCAACTAGTGCATAACGTTTGAAATAAGTTATTGCAGACCCCACAAGCTGCGGCCATGTATTTTGACTTTTCACACCAAGAGACTTCAATTCTTTTATATGTGTTGATGTATCAAATGAATGTTCATATCCACTTGCAGGACTATAAAATGTCGTTGTAACAACATCTACTAAATTACCATCAATGCTCTTTGTAGTTGGATATTGCACAAAATCAATATCTAGATCATGTTCCTTAATAACATTCTTAACCTCTCTTACTATTTCATTAAAATCTTGATATTTATATCCATAGCCATTAAGATTTTTGTTTACACCATTCAAACCCATTCTCAACGTTTTAAGGTTCTTTAAAAAGTCTATTCTCTTTTGATTGTTTGTTGTACTTTTGTTGTTTCTTGCATATTTGTTTTTGGAATATTATTACTATTTATATTCATATCAAATCTCCTTATTTGTTAGTTTTATATAAATAAATATTATAGCAAAAATTAATTTTTGTCAACTATATATCTTTAATCAAACATTATCAAAATATAAGATTTAAATTAATATAAATTTAAAGATAAAAAAATTAGGTCTTTGTTAACACTTCTTAATAAAGACTTATTAACAAAGACCTAACATCTTTTAAAACCACCTAACAAATTCAGAAGTCTGAACATAAATAGACCTCAACAATACTACTACCATATAATAAATCTATAATAATGTCAATTAACTTACTAATATATATACCTTAAACATACATATTATATATCTACACAAGAGTAGATATAATTAGTAATATCAAAGAAATACTTTTTTCAAAAGCATTATATCATACCTAATATTAATATACTTAATATACATATGAATAAATTTCACCTTAAATTTTTAAATTCCTTGAAAAACTCTTCTATTAAATCTCTTTTATCCTGGAATAATTTATCCATTAAAAAACTAGTAAACTTAGCATTTTTCTTATAAAAATCATAACTTTCTTGCTTTTTAAGTTGAAATCTTAAGGGCTTTATGGGATTTTGTTTTGACTTTTTTATTGTTTTAGTTTCCTTATTCCTTAATACAACTAATGTTTCTAATATGCCATTTTTTATCAAAAATTCTTCTTCTATCACCCCTTCTTTTATTGCATTAGCAATCTTTAGATAATTATAAACCTGAGCTCTTGCAAGTCTAAAATCTTTAGCAAAAGCATCAAAACTTTTATATCCATCAAACTTATAATACTGATTATCCTTAATTTCTTTTAAAATTTTTAATGTTTCTAATTTACAATAAATTTCTTTTTTAGAATTAATTTTTAATTTTTCTTTTAAAGAACTATAATGGTTTAATGCATCATCATTAACAATACAATTTTCATCACCATTTAAATCCCTTCTATTAAGCTTTATATCCATTTCAAACTCCTTTTTAGTAAAATGTCTAATTATTAGACGATTTACCAATTTGATAGTTAAATTTTATTAACAAGTGACTTTTTTAAAAAAAACTTCCAAAATATTTTCATATTCTTTTATATAATCTTTATTCAAATCAAAAGTATTATTTTCTGCTATTCTTCTATTTAAATCTTCTCTTTCCGAAATTATCCCTAAAAATCTGTCGCCTTTTTTTAAAATCTCAAACAATGCCTTATGCGTCTTATTCTTCCTAAATCTTGTTATTATTAAAAATATAGGTAAAGACAATTTTAATTTTTTTATAAAAAAATTAAACAAATCCAAACTTTCAACTGCCCACTTTTCAGCTGTCATTGGGATTATTACATAATCACTACATATAAGTGCATTTTTAAGTGTAATATCTAAACTAGGATTAGTATCAATAACTATATAATCATATTCAAAACATAAAGTCCCCAAACTAGTTTTCAATAAAATATCTTTACATTCAATTTTCTCATCACTAAAATTATGTAAAGTAAGATAACTAGGTATTAAATCAAGATTATCACTTATACTGATAATAGAACTATCAACATCTATATTTTCTTTCAAAACTTCATAAATATTAAACTTAGTCAGATCAAGATTAAGTTTTTCTATTTTTTCATAAAAATAACTAGTAGTAGAAGCTTGAGTATCCATATCTATTAACAATACTCGATATTTTTGAGCTAATAATGTTGCAAATATTATACTGGTCGTACTTTTCCCAACTCCACCTTTGATTGATGCGATGGTAATCACCTTTGGTTTTTTTTTATCCATCTATGTACAAGACCTCCTTTTGGCAATTTTTTGTTATAAAACAAATATACTTCTCTTTCTAACTTTGAAAGTTTTTCAACCAAAACTTGACAATACTTTGTTTTAAATCGATCTTTTTGAAGTAAACGATGTATACCTTTAATATAACAAAAGACACTTCCCTTCCTAAATCTAAACTCTATGTAATAAATTTTTGAAAAAAAAGATGTTTTAATTATTCCATTTTCTTCATATTTTTTTATAATATTTCGTATTGGCTTTTTATAGCCATAGAATATCCCTAAAAATTTGTCGTCTCCCTTTATAGAAAATAAATTAAAAGACATGATTTTTTTTTGATTGAATAATCCTCTAAATGAAATAAAAAATCTACCTTTATATCTGTTATCTATTCCAAATGCATAAAAATCATTCATGACCTTTGTATGGTATATTTTCTTATTGTCTTCTACTTCTAACCTAATAAATATGTTTGCTTTAATCTCATCCTTTTTTTCTCTAAGACGCTCTAATACACTATCCATAACAAATCCTTAGTCAACAATTTTTTCATACTCCTCTATTCTTAAATGCTCTTTCCCTTCTACCATCTCTAAAATTTCGTAATAATAGTGATTATTAAATACTTGGCTATATTTCAAATCAACTTGCTTATTTAAATAATTTCTTAACATTGGAACTAAAACTTTAACCTCTACTTTGTTCTTCAACTGATCTATCAGTATACTAAATATATTATTTCTAATCTGTTTGTGGTCTTCTTTTTGACCTTTTTTCTCTCGTTCAACTGTTTTTTTAATCCTTTTTACTATCTGTCCTAAATCTCCGTATTTACTACTCTCTACGATAAAATGCGGCTTGTCTTTATACTTTTCATACGCTTTTTGTATCTCTGTTTCTAATTGCTTCTCATTGTATCCTTCTTTTCTTAATCCTTCTTTTGTCTCTGCTAATGCCTTTTCTAATTCTTGTTGTTTATCTACTAATTTCTTGTTCTTATTGCATTCTCTTTCTATTCTATTCTCTTCTTTCTTCAGTTCTATTAGCTTTTCTATTTTGATTTCTTTTGTTGTTTCTAAATTCAAAATAGAGAGATATTTATCATCTTTGAATTCACACTTCTTTATGTACTTTTCTAGCTGTGCATTTTCTCTTTCTATTTTTTCTAGTTCTTTTTTCTTCTTTTTATTATTCTTATTATTACTATTATTATTAATACACTCCCATTTTTCTGCACTCCCATTTTTCTTTAGACTCCCATTATTAGTGCATGTTTGTTGATGGTATGCATTAGCACGTTGTTGAAATCTGTCTTCTTTTTTGTTTCTAAAATGTTTATTGATTTTATAGTGACATACTTTTTTAGAAAATCTAAGTTTGTAGTGAATTTCAGTACCGCAATTCTCTCCTAAATGTCTGTAATAGTTGCTAGTTACTTGAAATTCTTTTTCTAGTTTGTATAAATAACTTTGTAGAGTCTTGAGTGTAGCTTTTTTTTGGCCATTGTTGTTTAAGTTATTATTGAAGTAATATAGTATTTTATTTTGATTATATTGTTTAAACTTAGAATTTATATAATTTAATGTTGAGATTAAAACGATTAATTTGTGTTGGTATTTATTGATGGGCTTTTTTATATTTTCCATATAAACTCCTGATTTGCTAGGCTTTACTAAAAAGTATAA encodes:
- a CDS encoding ERF family protein, whose protein sequence is MGLNGVNKNLNGYGYKYQDFNEIVREVKNVIKEHDLDIDFVQYPTTKSIDGNLVDVVTTTFYSPASGYEHSFDTSTHIKELKSLGVKSQNTWPQLVGSAITYFKRYALVAYLSIESEVDTDASNLDIEQKNNKEQIENNISNSEDSSTDKPSIGVTKARSIESRVQNKQVVNTGHSKSEVKHNVNMNKFTYYQNLLIASRNMYDFLSEKPFGSLSEINDYLESIKSGDDSKLLEHFNRNKMLKSIEYWCNLIKEYFTKSSKDLSRLEKFNIFMAFDSDKVGNSPLKLFSQLSITKEFQCLFSLT
- a CDS encoding DUF685 domain-containing protein; its protein translation is MTSQESPEQDTVVRHDDTIEIRNLNRRTSTDPSNLLVLDDGFSSCHAITFDDFRKELHKKTFVKGEGVNDFKQVIKSLIATKLLQNTNFINQAYQKVIEKLKNNESSVMDSILGKVTSKLEYDLSQQDTLNTNTYFLGLHYSSLKKIKVQEHLTGISNSFNASSTSTVQANSYNSSSQSYRESVSMYSLLNRRYIFELGSNSRQSENEEIIIQTDSSYDNKPIYLIVKVQVMSNSTSQATKKVSIQYNSYSSTNRTIFTLASVHGGTLFENNILEGWYMQKNVGGNPLLLKS
- a CDS encoding plasmid maintenance protein produces the protein MENIKKPINKYQHKLIVLISTLNYINSKFKQYNQNKILYYFNNNLNNNGQKKATLKTLQSYLYKLEKEFQVTSNYYRHLGENCGTEIHYKLRFSKKVCHYKINKHFRNKKEDRFQQRANAYHQQTCTNNGSLKKNGSAEKWECINNNSNNKNNKKKKKELEKIERENAQLEKYIKKCEFKDDKYLSILNLETTKEIKIEKLIELKKEENRIERECNKNKKLVDKQQELEKALAETKEGLRKEGYNEKQLETEIQKAYEKYKDKPHFIVESSKYGDLGQIVKRIKKTVEREKKGQKEDHKQIRNNIFSILIDQLKNKVEVKVLVPMLRNYLNKQVDLKYSQVFNNHYYYEILEMVEGKEHLRIEEYEKIVD
- a CDS encoding chromosome replication/partitioning protein — translated: MDIKLNRRDLNGDENCIVNDDALNHYSSLKEKLKINSKKEIYCKLETLKILKEIKDNQYYKFDGYKSFDAFAKDFRLARAQVYNYLKIANAIKEGVIEEEFLIKNGILETLVVLRNKETKTIKKSKQNPIKPLRFQLKKQESYDFYKKNAKFTSFLMDKLFQDKRDLIEEFFKEFKNLR
- a CDS encoding DUF226 domain-containing protein, whose product is MDSVLERLREKKDEIKANIFIRLEVEDNKKIYHTKVMNDFYAFGIDNRYKGRFFISFRGLFNQKKIMSFNLFSIKGDDKFLGIFYGYKKPIRNIIKKYEENGIIKTSFFSKIYYIEFRFRKGSVFCYIKGIHRLLQKDRFKTKYCQVLVEKLSKLEREVYLFYNKKLPKGGLVHRWIKKNQR
- a CDS encoding ParA family protein — encoded protein: MDKKKPKVITIASIKGGVGKSTTSIIFATLLAQKYRVLLIDMDTQASTTSYFYEKIEKLNLDLTKFNIYEVLKENIDVDSSIISISDNLDLIPSYLTLHNFSDEKIECKDILLKTSLGTLCFEYDYIVIDTNPSLDITLKNALICSDYVIIPMTAEKWAVESLDLFNFFIKKLKLSLPIFLIITRFRKNKTHKALFEILKKGDRFLGIISEREDLNRRIAENNTFDLNKDYIKEYENILEVFFKKVTC
- a CDS encoding BBA14 family lipoprotein gives rise to the protein MKIQKIILLSRLISLFLIISCTTIASLIDEPTLPKTESLKDISTYEAKLSDYIMYLQVFLTRTQKKVKDPNYPKFTYFNPAELKSEHTVEDLKFNIKLFQDYITITKPIAQDVYRRYSKLKN
- a CDS encoding BlyB family putative holin accessory protein is translated as MNLSTAKIGIDILNKFTELLQKNNNDKNTSTYTNIFLKVVNYIFSLYEASINRMEQNEAIKLLSELEEIIRINIEIIKNSEDYYNQDENAKYISQLRSKRNKIMNSYIKILKEA